Part of the Catalinimonas alkaloidigena genome, GCAACGCATCGAGTGTGGCATATCACCCGGACAAGTCAAAACATAAAGTCACTTCGTCACCATTTTGGCAGTCGCCTGATGGAGAAAGAGATAAAAGAAGAGAAGCTATCCGTCTTCAAGAAGAAACGCTCTGCTACTGAAACAAAGCTGCTACTAATTCTTCTCGTGAAGGGGGCAGGATGCGCTTGATCTTTCCCTATTATGCCCCCTTGATTGCTTTTGTCAAGTCGCAGCCTTACCCTCGCTGGGATGTAGCCAATCAGTTTTGGACTTTACCTGATGCAGAGAGGGTGCGCCAAGCGTTGCAACAGTTCTGCAAAGAAATCAAGTGGGAAGTAGAGGATCTACCCACCAACATTCGAAAAGGACAGTCCAGGATTAAACCTGAGCAACTGCCTAATTACCGGAAATGCCCGGAAGCATTTTTGGAAAAGCTACACCTCCAGCGCTACAGCCCAAGTACGATCCGAACCTATAGAACCTTATTTAAAGAGTTCATTAACCGCAGGGGCGGACCCCTATTTTCATCACCAAGACTACCGAGAACTCACTGAAAAAGACATTTTGATGTTTTTGCGCTACTTGGTCGAAGAACGACAAGTGCGCAGATCATATCAGAACCAAGCCGCGCCACGGTGGCTATCAACGCCATCAAATTCTGCTTCGAAAAGGTGCTAGGAGGGAAGCGCAAATTCTACCGCATCGGCGGTCCGATTTATCGAACGCTTCCATCGAGAGAAGGCCTTACCTACGGTGTTGAATGAGGACGAAGTAAAGAAAATTTTACTTGCTACCGCGGCGGCGGACCGCTACAAACCTAAAGCACCGTTGTATGCTAATGGCGGTCCGCCGCCGCGGTAGCTTATTCAGCGGGCTTACGCGTAAGTGAATTACGTGATCTCAAGATTGCGGACATTGATAGTCAGCAGATGCAGATCCATATCAGGTCCGCGAAGGGAAATAAAGATCGTATTGGGTTACTATCAGATAAGACGCTTCACACATTAAGGGAGTACTATCGGCTCTATCAACCTATCGACTATCTGTTTGAAGGAGAAAAGGGAGGGCGTTATACATCCAGAAGCATCCAACAGGTCATAAAACAGGCAGTAAAACGTGTGGGTATTCGAAAAAATGTCACCATGCACACGCTTCGCCACCGCGGCGGCAGACCGCTCCTTTGCAATGCACTTGTTGGAACGAGGCACGGGGTGCCCCGCACCGATTTACGTTATATTCAACTCTTGTTAGGGCATGGCAGTAGTAAGACGACCGAGATATACACCGCAGCGGTGGCCGCTCACGTGAGCACCAAGTCGCTAAGTGATGTACGGAGTCCACTAGATAATATGAAATGGTAAAATAATTGAAACTATATGAGAAGCGCTACGCCAAATTAGAGTATATATGCATAAATCATATGCTTTATCTAAGAAAACCCAAACAAAAACTATAAGAGATGTATGCGCTACATAGCGCATATACACTCGTTATGTACAATTAGAATAAAATGAGCAGAAGTATTTCAATTTGGTACGAACAAAAGGATGCCGACACGGATATTGAAGTCGGAAATCGAGATTTACTTGGGACTCAAAATTCGAGTACGGAATTTTGGAACATAGGATCGCTTCAGGATTTTGGAATTAAGGAATTAACAAAATTAGGATATACGGACCCGGTTTGGTTTACCGGCTGGGAAGATTTAAAGGGATTAGAAAACGAGATTTCAATTCTGGAGAAGAATAAAGGACAGATAGACTTCAATGAAGTATTGAAAAATAGGTGGATTGAAAATTTGAGATTTTGTTTCGAAAAGTTAGTGGAGTTAGCTCCTCCTGATTCAGTTCCGAATTTTATGATTGGATAAAACAGAAAAGCATATAACACAAAATAAACGACATTGAAACGTCGGTTTATTCAAACCGTTAGCCATTATTAGAAAATGAAAGAATGGACCATATACTATCCGATAGGCGAACTGATCACTATTGACCATTACAATGATATTGAACCCAAGATAAGATCTTTAATTGACGAATTAACGGATAATTATGTCTTATCTACGGACGATAATGGTATCAAAGGTCCTTTAATTAAATATGGAATTTTGGACCTCACATTTAAAGAAAGGGGATTTCAATATCTAAAGGTATTCGGAAAGGGAAAAGAATTAGGCTATGTGCCTCAAAGCAAAAAAGCAGATAATTTTAATGCCGATGATCTGCAAGAATATTTGTCAAAATATATGAATGATATTGATTCTTTCTTTCCGATAGAAATTGAGATCGTGGACTGTTGTAAGACTGATAACGAATGGGTGTGGTCTGAAAAGTATTTGTATTCGTAAGCGGCTAATTGAGAATGATAAGATTAAATAACAATGGCTAACAAAAAGCAGCTGAAAGGCCTCTGATCTTTAGCCAGATAGCTTGTTGCTCCAAGCAGCAATATTGATAACTTGAAAGATCAACGCCAACAAGTCGGCCCAGCAGCTCGCTTCGGTCGTTATCATCAATCAAATGAACAAAGAGCAAAAACGCACATATAATCTTGGATACATAAACGGTTGGTTAGCCAACATGGCTCGAATAAATGACAAAACCAATTATGGATATGATTTTGGCTTACATTTTATAGATAAAGAGAACAGAACTTTGAATGAAATTTTGGATAAAATGTTCGAGAACATATGTGAGTCATACGAGCTAAAAGAAATTGAAGCCCCAAAAGAACTTGTTACCAAAACATTAATTGAAAATTGGGTTTATGAATTCCAGTCGAATTCACAAACAACACATTCTTTAAAAGATGAGAATAACAACTTTTCACTGTCTGATAGCGAATGGAAAACAGAATGGGTTGAAGAACTTGTATCATTATTATTTGCAACCACTGAACCTCTTAAATGCTATGAACTTTCGGTGAAAAATACTAAGGGGTTCTATTGTTGTGATGGGGTAGATTATATTTTTGAGAATGAAAGTAATGTTTATCGCTTGCATTTATCTGTAAGTGACTAAAATGAAAAGATGATAACACGGTATATAGCAAATAGGGCGTTCGGTGGTTCTTGGAAGTTCAGCGCTATTTATCAACACCACCAAATCGTTGATTTGGCTTTTAAGAATGAATAAGTTAAAAACAAAATAAACGATTTGGCTCGGAGCTAACTTGAAAGTTCAGTGCTTTCTACAGCCCTACTTGCCATATACTAATCGTTGTGGGCAATATTAATTGAAATGAATGCTGGAATTAACTGAAATTGGAAATCACTACTTCAAATTAATTGAGGAGGAAATAACAGTTAGTGAATTTGAGGAATGGGTGTATAAATTGGATCCTGTGACTTCTGGATTAACAAATGACGAACATTTAACCCTCTTAAGTATTAATTATTCCTCTAAGTCAGTTAAGTATGAGGTCCGAGACGCTTTAAAAAGATTCATTAATTATCGTAAGTACACCACGATAACGTTGCTTAAGTCATTGACAACAATTCTAAATAAGAAAGGTGGTTTGGACAAACCTTATGAATTAAGTAATAATGAATTTGGACAGCTATTGTACGTTTCAAAACAACTTGACCAAAAATTCACGCTCACATTCAATACTTCTTTTGTTACACTTTTACAGTGTTATCCAAAGGACATGGACTCAAGTGAACGACTTATAATTTACAACTCCAAACTTCCTAGTTCTAAAAAGTTGGTATCTTCTTTATGTAAGTGGATTTGCAGCGAAGAAGTGAGATTAATTGTATCTAAAGAATTAACCGGGACAACTTGGTGGGACTACGGAAAGGAAGTTGATGAAAGAGACACTGAAATAAAAATTACAATCAGGACTGACAAAAGGTGGTATGACTTGAGGATAGACGAGCTAAAGGTTTTAAGTATAATTGAAAAGTAGTGAATACTGCCCACAACAATAAGCAGCTGCAAGGCCTCTAAAATTAGTACAAATAGCTAGTTGCTCCAAGTGCCAAAATTGAAACACGAAAAAGAAACGCCAACAACCCGGCCCAGCAGCTTGCTTCGGTCGTTGTAGCCAATTAAAACTAAGAATATGGGATTAGATATGAGACCTTTAGGAAAACCAAAAAAAGGATTTGAAAAAAGGTATATCGAAATTTTTAAAATGGTGGAATCGGATAATATTCCGAAACCCACTTTTTGGGACAAGCTAAAAGGGAAAAAGTTTCCCACAAAAAATGAATTGATTCAAGAATGGTTTGAAAATCAAATCCCAACTTATGAAACTATTAAAGCACCAATGGTCGGAAGAGACCAAGAAGCTGAGGAATGGTTAAAAGAAAAATACGAGGAATTAGAAAAAAAGCCGTCTTGGGAAGAATTCTTGAAAGAACATCAAGGTTTTTATGTTATTCCTCTTGCAAAAGAACAAGATGGTGTTCCCTGCTACATTTCTTTGGGACAGGATGAAAATGTTTTCAGAGGACAATTTCTTGTTGACTGCGTTGATATAATTGGAGAAGACCTTGCGAATGAAGCTTGGGAAACTAAATTAGCAGAAGACACATTAGACTATGGAAACAGATTAATGTCTGTGGCTGAAAAAATTGCCAAAGAAAATAATTTGGAACATCTGAAAGACCAAAAAATACCACCAGATGCTGACGAGGAAACTATAGAAAGTAAATTACATATCGTTTACTCTTTAGCAAAATGGTTGACTTTTTATGGGAAAAATGGACACGGATATGAAGCTGATTTTTAAAAAATAACTGGCTACAAGTAATTGCTTGTTATCGTCTACTTCTAAAAATCCGCGAGGATTTTCAGCTGGTGTGTACTTGCTGAGTTTAGGGCTAATCCACGCAACTACGCATAGCCCAAACCGTTAGCGCAAATTAAGCATGAGTAAAACCAATATATTTTTATTATTTGTTCTCTTCAATCTGGCAAGTCTTCAAATACTTGCTCAATACCAAATCAATATTAATCAAATAGGCCTGGAATTGGGGGAAATGGTTGATCCCAATTCTAATTATCAAACAGACCTAGACTCATTATTTTCTTTCAAGGCATTAGAATGGGAAAAGGTCAAGTTTATTGAGAAAAATGAGGCATTAAGAATATATCATGAAAATATTGATAAAGAAGAGCAAGAGGTGCTTCCAATCTTTGAAATTAAGAATTCTTCGAAAATCATATTGCCTATTTATGGAGATGGACACTGGAATAAAATATGGGCTAAAGTGGTGATTGATAAAAACACCATGAAAGTACTGGATATTAAGTTTGAACATCGAAATGAAGCCCCGATTTTTGGAGCAGAAATAACTAGTCAGACATTCAAATCCAACTTCATTGAAACGAATGTAAATTTTACACAAAGCTTCTCTTTATACCAAAACGATAAATTAGTTCTAGATGGAGAACAAAGAGTTGATGGTATTTCTGGCGCTACGATTACCAGTAAAGGAGTTGTGAATATGCTAAACGAAGGACTCTCTAGGTATGAAACATACTTGCACTAATAATTGCTATGAATGGGGTTTCATCGGTCAGGAAAGTTTGGTGGGGACTAGACAGTCCGCCACAAGTTTTAAATTTAAATCAAAATGTGGCTATATACGCTGTCAGCTCATCTGGATGTAGTCACGTTGCAGATGGGCGCTGCCTCTCGTCCCTACCGACTGGAGATCAGCGGAAAAGGTCAGCCGGTACTGACCTGGACGTTTGTGGGGATTGACCTGCCGGACTCCACACATAATGAACAGGCTAGTCACGGATACCTGCGCTTTTCGATCAAACCATTGACCTGCCTGAGAAGACGGTCATTGAAAACTACGGCGACATCTATTTCGATTACAACGAGCCTGTGCGCACGAACAGCACCCTTAACCGCATCTATGACATACCAGGAGAGATCGTAGATTCCATCCGCCTGGAGGCTGACGATGTCGTCATTAGTCCTCAGATTACCTCGTTTGCGCCGCAGGCCGGACGGCCGGGCAGTCTGGTGCTGATCCACGGCATGCATTTTTCTACGCTGCCGGGTGAGAATACCGTACGCTTCCAAGGGGAAACCGCCGAGGTGCTGAGCGTCTCCGATACCTTACTACAGGTCCGGGTGCCCTCCACTGCGCGTACCGGACGCCTGGAAGTGGAAACCAGGCACGGGGCGGGGGGGAGTGATCGTCCGTTCGAGGTGTATTTGCCGCCACAACTCCAGTCCGTTACTCCCTAGGAAGGACGCGTGGGAGTCCATGTCACGGTACAGGGGCAGCGTTTTCTGCCACCGACACCGTGTTGTTTGTGGGGGGAGAAAGCCCGGTACTACAGGCCAGCGATCGTACGCTACTGGTGCAAGTGCCGGAGACGTCCCAAACAGGAGTGGTACAGTTGTGGGCACGAGGAGCACAAACCACAAGTTCCCAACGATTTGTGGTATGGTATCCGCCACAGCTTCACGGGATAAGTAAAGACACAAGCCGAGTAGGAGAGGTAATCACGTTGTCAGGGGAAAACTTTGCGCAGGAGCCTTCCCGTAATGTAGTAAGGTTCGGAACCGTAGCCGGAAAAGTGTTGACCGCTACGACTGACCAAGTAGCCGTTCAAGTACCCGAGAATGTGCAGAGTGGCGTGGTCAGTATCGAAACGCCGGGGGGAGTAACCGATAGCCCTCGCCCTTTGGTCATTATTCCACATCCAGTGCTGTTGTCCTTTACTCCTCCGCAGGGAAGTGTGGGAACAACCGTAACCCTAAAAGGACAAGCTTTCGGTACCTACGAGGTAGCCAATACGGTCTGGTTCGGACCCTGGGAACAGCAGGTGGAAGCCCAGGTGACAAAGGCAACGGATAGTACCCTGGAAGTGCGGGTGCCTAAAGGAGCGCAAACGGGCACCTTAACCATCACAGGGGTGGGTGGACGCAGTACCTCTTCCTCGGTATTTACCGTAGATGTACTCCCCCCGCTAAAGCCCTTGCATTGTATCCCAACCCGAACCGGGGTGCCTTCACGGTAGATCTGAGCCGGGCCGATTTCGATATAGAGGGTTGGCGGATCTATAATGCACTGGTGCAAGCGCTGCAAGTTTCCTTTACAGCAAATCAGGAGCACTACTACGTGACGTTACCCGCCTCTGCGCGGCCGGGTCTCTATAGCGTCTTATTTCAAACTGAGCGAGGCCAGGTCGTCAAAATGATCTCGGTGCTCTAATACCTGATGTTCAGAAGGAACACAAAGAGTCGCGTGATGTAAGGAATAGGAATAGAAAGCGTCCTGATAAGCCTTGAGTTTTCCTAAGTTGCCGACTGATTCATCGAACCAGCTAGCTTTTTGATCGTGCGCGAGCAGCCTTCCCGGCGTGGGCTATTTTGGAGTTTCCTGTGCCTGTTGCTGTCGCATCTCGGGTGGGGGCAGTCCTCCGTTCAACACCTATATTTCAACAGCACACAACAAATCGTCGAACTGGATTTTGCGACGGAGCCGCCTACCGTGCGACCGTTGGACCAGGGCTCGGGCGGTTCTGTAGGCGAAGGCATTGCGCAACTGGAAGACAGTTTGGGCAACGTCATCCTTTGGGTCAACGCCCGTGGGGTATATGACCGGAATGGCGAACGCATGCCGGGCTCGGAAGGCATCTTCGCCGATCCCTCAGCCACTGAAATTGCCATCTGTCCGGACCCCGGATCGCTGTCCCGCTATTACCTTATTTACAATCAACTGAGCGACGACGACCAGGCGCAGGCGCCGCTTTTTTTCTCCGTCGTGGATCTGACAAAGCGCAACAGAGCGGGGGACGTCATTCTTCTCAATCAATCGCTGGATACCCGCTCCCATGCCGAAGGTCTAGAGGTGGTTCCCATCCCCTGCAGCAACGACTATTGGCTATTGGCGTATCGACGCGACGAGGGATTCGTGCGCTTCCGGGTGACGGAACAAGGTATTGAAGCGTCTATCCTCATCGCTCCGTTCGATGCGGACGCGTCGGGCGGGCGGGGAGAACTGGACTACTACCAGGGACACCTCGGTTACGCAGTCACTTACCGTCAGCGGCTCTGGGTAGGTGATTTTGATCCTGCCTCGGGAGAGGTGGCCAACGCCCGGACCGTGCCCTTCCCCAGCTACGTCAGCGGCACCAAATTACAGGATACCGGGCTCTACGGACTGGAGTTCTCTCCCGACGGCACCAAAGTCTACTGTACCGACTTCAATAACCGTGACCTGTTCGGCAACGTGGTCAATCCCAATCTATTTCGCTACGACCTGATCAGCGGAAAAATCGATTCCTGGACAATTCCGCCGGCGACGGAGAACTGTAGCGGTACGCCACAGGGGCTGGGTCAGCTGGAACTGGCCCCGGACGGCAACCTCTACGTATGCCAGGCGGGTGGGTGTGGCATCACGGTCATTGAACAGCCCGATGCCGCGGAGCCGACCTTCACCACGATCCCGGTCACCGCGCCGTTATCTCTGGGCGTATCGGACCAGATTCAGGCGCCCGTGTTGCGACCGTTCCAGGTAAGCGAGGACCAAACGCTATGTGCTGGTGATTCGGTATTCCTGTGGGCCACGGGGGGGCTGACATACCAATGGAGCCCGACGGAAGGGTTGCACGATCCGACGAGCGCCCGGCCAATGGCGAGTCCGAAGGAAACGACTGTCTATACGGTGCGTGTGGATCGGGGAGGAGGGTGTGTCGACTCTGCGCAGGTAGCGCTCGAAGTGAGCCCTCGTCCCACCCTGGAAATAGCGGATCAGGTAATCTGTGCCGGAGACACGTTCGTACTGTCATTTCCCCCGGAAGAGAACACCTCGTACATCCTTGTCCATCATGGCACGGAAACGGCTATCTCGCTTCCCTACACTTTGCCGGAAGCGGGGCCATACGAACTGATTGCTCGTCACGCGCAAGGGTGTGAGACCGCGCAGGCGTTCAGGGTTACCGAACTACCTTCTCCAAAGATGGACTTGCCGGAAGCCATGCAATTCTGTGGCCCTCCGCCTTATATCGTGCCAATGGAAGCAGAAGTCGGAGTTACCTATCGCTGGTCGACGGGGGCGACGACGCCTCATCTCGAAGTGGACACCTCCGGTACCTATTGGGTCGAAGCTACCCAAGGCTCGTGCACCGTACGAGACTCAATCCGGATGACGGTTGCGCAACCCCCTCGGGCGGTCAACATCATCACCCCGAACGGCGACGGACGAAACGAGCGGCTCGACTTTGGGCCACTAACGCCGCAAAGTCGCCTGACCATCTACAACCGCTGGGGAAAGCTGGTTTACACATCCGACGATTACCAAAACGAGTGGCGTGCACTAGGCGAGCAAGGCAAGCCTCTCCCCGCGGGCCTCTACTATTATCATATAGACATCCCCTCCGACTGCGGCGAAAGCTTCAAAGGGTGGGTGCAGGTATTGAGATAACTACAAAAACGATAGCAACCGGATGAAAAAGTATTACACGTGTCTATTTTGGATTTTGCTGATGCCATTTGCAGAAGCTCAAACTTGGGAGTGGGCTACTGGAAGTCCTAGTGGCACAGGAATAATAGGAATGGATATAGATAGTGAAGGTAATGTTTATTCTACAGGACATTATATCAAATTTATCAACGATGGAAATTCTCTCACATACATTGAAGCAGATGGAATCAGAAAAAAAAACGCGCAAGGCTTTGGAGAATGGAACAAGACTTATCGACATATAAATCTTACACATGTCAAGGTAGACCCGAGTGACCAACCGATTTCGTTAGGGACTTTTATAGACTCTGCAGACATTGGGCCATACAATTTATACAGAGATCAAACAACATATTTACTAGTAAAGCATGATCAGAATGGGAATGTCGTTTGGAATACAGAGATAATCGGCGATATATGGTCTTCGTTTAGAGGAAGAGAGCAGATGTCAGTAGACGATAAAGGAAATACCTTCGTATTAATCGGTATCAATAACTCCATTTTAATTAATGACTCAACATACAGCAATAGAGAAAATCATAAGCTTGCGCTGCTAAAATTTGATCCCTATGGGAAATGTGTCTGGGCTAATTTCTTAAATGATTTTTCTTCAAGTGAAGGAGTTTATAAGTTTTTTGTAGGAAGTAATAAGCGTTTATTTTTGATAGGGAAGAGTGATAGTGCAGATAAACCCGTTGTCATAAATCAGGATACCATACCTCAAACCGAGAGGAATTTGGTTTTACTTCAAATTCTTGATAATGGTTCGATTCGATTACATCAATTGATAAATGCACCTTCTACCTATATCGAATCTGTTGCTACAGATCAGAAAGATAACCTGATCATCATAGGTTATTATACAGGGGGGAGCTGCTTTGGTAAAAATTTTTCAAAATATTCAGATAAGTATAAGGTTTTCATTGCGAAATTTTCACCCACAGGCACACTGATATGGTGCCGTACTATTGGACAGAAAGGGTTTGGATTTGGAGGATATAAAAATTCAGCACAGGTGGCAGTTGTTAGAAGTGGCAAGATATATATAGGCTTGAAATTTAGGCCTTATTTCTGGCAGCTAGCAGGACATGTGGATGATAGGCAAAATTGGTTATTAGCTTTTGTGCGCTTCAGTGAAAATGGAGATTTTGAATGGGGGAATGTGGTTCAGTATAATAACTTTAGTGGTGGAGGATTTATAAGCGAAAGACTACAGAAGTACTCTTGCCGAAACATTATTCCATTTGAAGACAAGGTTTACGTAAATGGTACCTTTGATCAACTTACCATAACTTTTGGAGACTACGAAGCTGGAGTATCGTATAGCGGTAGAGGAGTATCATCTCATCATTATATTGCAGCATTATCAGAAGGAAGTAATAACATTGAGGGAGTCATTTATCAAGCTCAAGACAACTGTGATAGCTTAAAAGTAGCAGCACAGTCTTTTATAGTAGTAGAGCCAGGACCATATTATAGCTTTTCTGATACAACTGGAAGCTATTCTGTACAGGTGGATACAGGTACGTATGCGATTCGTCCACTCTATACCCAAACTCCAGGATTTAATAAGCAATCTTTCTGTTCTCCAACTTCGTATACTGTTCAGTTAAATAAGACTGCGACTGATACAAGTGGATTTGACTTCGTAACGAAGTTGAATGCATTTCATCACCTCACCACTACCATCTCCTCCGACCGCCGACGCCGATGCTTCCGCAGTACCACTACCGTCAGGTATGCCAACGAAGGGGCGGCACCGGCTAGCCCAGTACAGGTGAAAGTCAAGTACCCTGACTACGTGGTGCCTATTTCTAGCACCATTCCCTGGAGTTCGGTGGAAGAAGGAAATGTGTATGTATTTGACCTGGGCAGCCTGGACCCGCGGCAATCGGGCACCATTCAGATTACTGATTCCGTCGTATGCGGCATTGATTCTATCCGG contains:
- a CDS encoding FMN-binding protein — encoded protein: MSKTNIFLLFVLFNLASLQILAQYQININQIGLELGEMVDPNSNYQTDLDSLFSFKALEWEKVKFIEKNEALRIYHENIDKEEQEVLPIFEIKNSSKIILPIYGDGHWNKIWAKVVIDKNTMKVLDIKFEHRNEAPIFGAEITSQTFKSNFIETNVNFTQSFSLYQNDKLVLDGEQRVDGISGATITSKGVVNMLNEGLSRYETYLH
- a CDS encoding gliding motility-associated C-terminal domain-containing protein — translated: MLSHLGWGQSSVQHLYFNSTQQIVELDFATEPPTVRPLDQGSGGSVGEGIAQLEDSLGNVILWVNARGVYDRNGERMPGSEGIFADPSATEIAICPDPGSLSRYYLIYNQLSDDDQAQAPLFFSVVDLTKRNRAGDVILLNQSLDTRSHAEGLEVVPIPCSNDYWLLAYRRDEGFVRFRVTEQGIEASILIAPFDADASGGRGELDYYQGHLGYAVTYRQRLWVGDFDPASGEVANARTVPFPSYVSGTKLQDTGLYGLEFSPDGTKVYCTDFNNRDLFGNVVNPNLFRYDLISGKIDSWTIPPATENCSGTPQGLGQLELAPDGNLYVCQAGGCGITVIEQPDAAEPTFTTIPVTAPLSLGVSDQIQAPVLRPFQVSEDQTLCAGDSVFLWATGGLTYQWSPTEGLHDPTSARPMASPKETTVYTVRVDRGGGCVDSAQVALEVSPRPTLEIADQVICAGDTFVLSFPPEENTSYILVHHGTETAISLPYTLPEAGPYELIARHAQGCETAQAFRVTELPSPKMDLPEAMQFCGPPPYIVPMEAEVGVTYRWSTGATTPHLEVDTSGTYWVEATQGSCTVRDSIRMTVAQPPRAVNIITPNGDGRNERLDFGPLTPQSRLTIYNRWGKLVYTSDDYQNEWRALGEQGKPLPAGLYYYHIDIPSDCGESFKGWVQVLR
- a CDS encoding IPT/TIG domain-containing protein; amino-acid sequence: MRTNSTLNRIYDIPGEIVDSIRLEADDVVISPQITSFAPQAGRPGSLVLIHGMHFSTLPGENTVRFQGETAEVLSVSDTLLQVRVPSTARTGRLEVETRHGAGGSDRPFEVYLPPQLQSVTP
- a CDS encoding IPT/TIG domain-containing protein: MVWYPPQLHGISKDTSRVGEVITLSGENFAQEPSRNVVRFGTVAGKVLTATTDQVAVQVPENVQSGVVSIETPGGVTDSPRPLVIIPHPVLLSFTPPQGSVGTTVTLKGQAFGTYEVANTVWFGPWEQQVEAQVTKATDSTLEVRVPKGAQTGTLTITGVGGRSTSSSVFTVDVLPPLKPLHCIPTRTGVPSR
- a CDS encoding T9SS type A sorting domain-containing protein, whose protein sequence is MKKYYTCLFWILLMPFAEAQTWEWATGSPSGTGIIGMDIDSEGNVYSTGHYIKFINDGNSLTYIEADGIRKKNAQGFGEWNKTYRHINLTHVKVDPSDQPISLGTFIDSADIGPYNLYRDQTTYLLVKHDQNGNVVWNTEIIGDIWSSFRGREQMSVDDKGNTFVLIGINNSILINDSTYSNRENHKLALLKFDPYGKCVWANFLNDFSSSEGVYKFFVGSNKRLFLIGKSDSADKPVVINQDTIPQTERNLVLLQILDNGSIRLHQLINAPSTYIESVATDQKDNLIIIGYYTGGSCFGKNFSKYSDKYKVFIAKFSPTGTLIWCRTIGQKGFGFGGYKNSAQVAVVRSGKIYIGLKFRPYFWQLAGHVDDRQNWLLAFVRFSENGDFEWGNVVQYNNFSGGGFISERLQKYSCRNIIPFEDKVYVNGTFDQLTITFGDYEAGVSYSGRGVSSHHYIAALSEGSNNIEGVIYQAQDNCDSLKVAAQSFIVVEPGPYYSFSDTTGSYSVQVDTGTYAIRPLYTQTPGFNKQSFCSPTSYTVQLNKTATDTSGFDFVTKLNAFHHLTTTISSDRRRRCFRSTTTVRYANEGAAPASPVQVKVKYPDYVVPISSTIPWSSVEEGNVYVFDLGSLDPRQSGTIQITDSVVCGIDSIRGLTQCTEARIFPLNPRETAPNWDQSDLVLKGKCQDNGFVRFVIHNQGQAMQDSSNYRLYLDAQLVYQAKLKLQGDDSLVFRVPVNGQTVRLEADQRAGHPYQQQTNVTLEGCGTNSEGKISVGYVAQLPPDDEPEEVSIDCLPIIDSFDPNDKLALPIGRFEQHYVRPDVALNYKIRFQNTGTDTAYRVVVVDTLEAGLDLATFQQGAASHPYRLDISGKGRPVLTWTFAGIDLPDSTRNEPGSHGFVSFSIHPYDTLPEMTRIENEADIYFDFNEPVRTNIVFHTLTDSVFADFTKAPPVEFETVTAAPSWDRAGIMLYPNPTRGWFTLQWADPELPLFQVRVINSLGQVVDDYWVNPNQRSQRLMVDLSSLSSGVYGVVLITDQGSMVKNIILQK